A part of Candidatus Rokuibacteriota bacterium genomic DNA contains:
- a CDS encoding NAD-dependent epimerase/dehydratase family protein has translation MDVLVTGATGFVGANLVRALLADGYRVRVLVRPTSTRKALTGCPVEVVYGDLVEPDSLGRPVAGCRLVFHVAADYRLWAPDPSVLYRTNVEGTRSVLEACARAGVERVVYTSSCGTLGIPKDGRPGTEATPVSLQDMIGDYKRSKFLAERAAEEYAARGLPIVIVNPTNPIGPWDVKPTPTGQMVLDFLKGRMFGTLDTGLNLVHAADVARGHILAARKGRVGEKYILGNRNYSLTEIFELLAQITGLPAPRFRVPYALIWLVALAMEGMARVTGKPPRVPLTGVRMARKHMYFSTEKAVRELGLPQTPVELALRDAVAWFVEHGYVSPPPAYRKNVNDRAAVAR, from the coding sequence ATGGATGTCCTGGTCACCGGCGCTACTGGCTTCGTGGGGGCGAATCTCGTACGGGCCCTTCTCGCTGATGGGTACCGCGTGCGGGTCCTGGTGCGTCCGACGAGCACCCGGAAAGCGTTAACGGGATGTCCTGTGGAGGTGGTCTACGGCGACCTCGTGGAACCGGACTCCCTGGGGCGGCCGGTCGCCGGCTGCCGCCTGGTTTTTCACGTCGCGGCCGACTACCGGCTCTGGGCACCGGATCCAAGCGTGCTCTACCGCACCAACGTCGAAGGCACCCGCAGCGTTCTGGAAGCGTGTGCGCGGGCCGGAGTCGAGCGAGTGGTCTACACCTCGAGCTGTGGCACGCTGGGGATCCCGAAAGATGGCCGGCCCGGCACGGAAGCCACGCCGGTCAGCCTTCAGGACATGATCGGTGATTACAAGCGCTCGAAGTTCCTGGCGGAGCGGGCGGCCGAGGAGTATGCAGCTCGGGGCCTCCCCATCGTGATCGTGAACCCGACAAACCCGATTGGGCCGTGGGACGTGAAACCCACGCCAACGGGCCAGATGGTCTTGGACTTCCTCAAGGGGCGAATGTTCGGAACGCTCGACACCGGCCTCAACCTCGTCCATGCGGCGGACGTCGCTCGAGGACACATCCTGGCCGCCCGGAAGGGACGCGTGGGAGAGAAGTACATTCTCGGCAACCGGAACTACTCGCTGACCGAGATCTTCGAGCTGCTCGCGCAAATCACCGGGCTGCCCGCCCCCCGCTTTCGAGTCCCGTACGCCCTGATCTGGCTCGTGGCGCTCGCCATGGAAGGCATGGCCCGCGTGACCGGGAAGCCGCCGCGCGTTCCGCTCACCGGCGTGCGGATGGCCCGGAAGCACATGTACTTCAGCACCGAAAAGGCGGTAAGAGAGCTCGGTCTCCCCCAGACGCCGGTCGAGCTGGCGCTCAGAGACGCGGTGGCGTGGTTCGTCGAACACGGCTACGTCTCCCCACCTCCGGCGTACAGGAAGAATGTGAACGACCGCGCGGCGGTCGCCCGATGA
- a CDS encoding cytochrome P450 — MILGLRPVRFHSKAPPGPRGYPLVGVFPTARKDPLRFFLESARRYGDVVSMRFGVRRVYLLSHPDHVKHVLQDNHGAYCKSPPASRVRPLFGDSLTTVDGDRWRRQRQLMRPAFQPRRLTASVPIVTEATAAMLDRWQRIAERNEPLDLLSEMTDLTRAIILRVLFGDVAAAEARTVAQALGIALEYANRRLWSPLGWLDVLTRGNRRLRRALRALDAFLSGTIDQARREGASPGTLFSWLLEVRDADSGERMSDAELHDELKALLVAGQTTTASALAWVWYVLSENPGAGQELQRELRAVLDGRSPGAEDVSALQYTRMLIEEVLRLYPPTWVTARMPLDGDEIGGYRIAANAIVLLSPFVTHRHPGFWDDPDRFDPERFTPERSADRPRFAYFPFGGGPRSCIGSGFALVEMQLVVAMVAQRYHFTLVPGSRVDLDPGLTLRPRPGVPAILHRNAPSHRNVGDRVGGGR, encoded by the coding sequence GTGATTCTGGGGCTCCGTCCGGTTCGTTTTCACTCCAAAGCCCCGCCCGGGCCACGCGGGTATCCGCTTGTCGGGGTGTTCCCCACGGCCCGGAAGGACCCGCTCCGGTTTTTCCTCGAGAGCGCGCGGCGGTACGGCGACGTCGTCTCGATGCGATTCGGCGTCCGACGCGTGTATCTCCTCAGCCATCCCGACCACGTCAAGCACGTGCTGCAGGATAACCACGGCGCCTATTGCAAGAGTCCGCCAGCCTCACGCGTGAGGCCGCTCTTCGGCGACAGCCTCACCACCGTTGACGGCGACCGCTGGCGCCGCCAGCGCCAGCTGATGCGGCCCGCCTTCCAGCCCAGGCGGCTCACGGCCTCCGTGCCCATCGTCACCGAGGCCACTGCCGCGATGCTGGACCGCTGGCAGCGCATCGCCGAGCGAAACGAGCCGCTCGACCTTCTGAGCGAGATGACGGACTTGACGCGCGCGATCATCCTCCGGGTGCTGTTCGGCGATGTCGCTGCCGCCGAGGCTCGAACCGTCGCCCAAGCGCTGGGCATCGCGTTGGAGTACGCCAACCGACGGTTGTGGAGTCCTCTCGGTTGGCTCGACGTCCTCACGCGAGGCAACCGTCGACTCCGACGTGCGCTGCGGGCGCTCGACGCGTTCCTGTCAGGCACGATCGACCAAGCTCGCCGCGAGGGAGCCTCTCCGGGGACTCTCTTTTCCTGGCTGCTGGAAGTGCGCGACGCGGACAGCGGTGAACGGATGAGCGATGCAGAACTCCACGACGAGCTCAAGGCGCTCCTCGTCGCCGGGCAGACGACCACGGCAAGCGCCCTGGCCTGGGTCTGGTACGTCCTGTCCGAGAACCCGGGGGCGGGACAGGAGCTCCAGCGAGAGCTCCGCGCGGTTCTCGACGGGCGTTCCCCGGGTGCGGAGGATGTCTCCGCCCTGCAGTATACGCGCATGCTGATCGAGGAAGTCCTGAGGCTCTACCCGCCTACCTGGGTGACCGCGCGGATGCCCCTCGACGGCGACGAGATCGGCGGGTATCGCATCGCGGCGAACGCCATCGTCCTACTCAGCCCCTTCGTGACGCACCGCCATCCCGGCTTCTGGGACGATCCGGACAGGTTCGATCCCGAGCGCTTTACCCCCGAGCGATCAGCGGACCGTCCGCGTTTCGCCTACTTTCCGTTCGGTGGCGGACCGCGCAGCTGCATCGGCAGCGGGTTCGCATTAGTCGAAATGCAGCTGGTCGTCGCGATGGTGGCGCAGCGCTACCACTTCACGCTCGTCCCGGGTAGTCGCGTCGACCTCGATCCGGGCCTGACGCTCCGCCCGCGTCCCGGCGTCCCTGCGATTCTCCATCGAAACGCCCCGAGTCACCGGAATGTGGGCGATCGGGTCGGGGGCGGCCGCTGA
- a CDS encoding VacJ family lipoprotein, whose product MTRAPSGSPARMVAVVVAALVASIAGVAGAAVELDDGVLRKPQPGYAVEASAAGPVTADLLRPLTAVFADEERGPATGRPNHAEAFLDASFPSLSHASIAPAIDVRLEGLSLTTRGLFDTETDRVADAEMLRHAVRLASTDPGSDAAGVMKASLELRREEFIEEYDPWEPFNEAMFTFNRKLDQFVVKPVAKAWDKILPDRVQRSLKDAVDNLGMPRRFVNKLFQLRLEAAGLELARFLVNSTFGIGGLFDVAKPLGIEKKDADTGQTFGVYGVGPGPYLNLPFLPPLTVRDGIGLAIDGALDPFNYVIFPTAALLAIPAADRINDRAFNLELFETVEETVLDLYSAVRNAYLQRRDRVIRDAVKEQLFRQP is encoded by the coding sequence ATGACACGCGCGCCCAGCGGGTCACCGGCGCGGATGGTCGCAGTGGTTGTCGCCGCTCTGGTCGCGAGCATAGCCGGGGTGGCCGGTGCAGCCGTGGAGTTAGACGACGGTGTCCTCCGCAAACCCCAGCCCGGTTATGCGGTCGAGGCTTCAGCGGCGGGGCCGGTCACCGCCGACCTCCTCCGGCCCCTGACCGCCGTCTTCGCTGACGAGGAGCGTGGCCCGGCTACCGGGCGGCCGAACCACGCCGAAGCCTTCTTAGACGCGTCCTTCCCAAGCCTCTCCCACGCCTCGATCGCACCCGCCATCGACGTCCGCCTGGAAGGGTTGAGCCTCACCACCCGCGGCCTGTTCGACACCGAGACCGACAGGGTCGCCGACGCGGAGATGCTCCGGCACGCTGTTCGCCTTGCCAGCACGGACCCCGGCTCGGACGCCGCAGGAGTCATGAAGGCCTCACTGGAGCTTCGGCGGGAAGAATTCATCGAGGAATACGACCCGTGGGAGCCCTTCAACGAAGCCATGTTCACTTTTAATCGGAAGCTCGATCAGTTCGTCGTGAAGCCGGTGGCAAAGGCGTGGGACAAGATCCTGCCCGACCGCGTGCAGCGGAGCCTGAAAGATGCGGTCGATAACCTCGGCATGCCGCGCCGCTTCGTGAACAAGCTCTTCCAGCTCCGACTCGAAGCTGCCGGCCTGGAACTGGCACGGTTTCTCGTCAATAGCACGTTCGGGATCGGCGGGCTGTTTGACGTCGCGAAGCCCCTGGGCATCGAAAAGAAGGACGCGGACACCGGGCAGACCTTCGGAGTCTACGGCGTGGGGCCCGGGCCGTACCTGAACCTGCCCTTCTTGCCCCCCCTCACGGTCCGCGACGGAATCGGCCTCGCCATTGATGGGGCGCTCGATCCGTTCAACTACGTCATCTTCCCGACCGCGGCGCTGCTGGCTATCCCGGCAGCGGACCGCATCAACGACCGGGCGTTCAACCTGGAGCTGTTTGAGACCGTCGAAGAGACCGTCCTCGACCTCTATAGCGCCGTGCGGAACGCGTACCTCCAGCGCCGGGACAGAGTCATCAGGGACGCCGTCAAGGAGCAGTTGTTCCGCCAGCCCTGA
- a CDS encoding CDP-alcohol phosphatidyltransferase family protein: MAQLPVTPNAVTLAGLVVGVIAASQFWYATPNSAMLGLLLYFLQAVVDHVDGELARLTGQVSKFGAWLDVGVDTATDILIVVGMAVTAGPRNGPLRVALSALAGAGIALCSLFTNFFPPPAGRGVARATLRLANRDPVYFILAAFLVLLWKADWLLPLFIWVLVIGSHAYWLAHFIQRTVASRSRQRRG, translated from the coding sequence TTGGCCCAGTTGCCGGTCACCCCCAACGCCGTCACCCTGGCCGGTCTAGTCGTGGGCGTGATCGCAGCGTCGCAATTTTGGTACGCGACTCCGAATTCTGCCATGCTCGGACTGCTGCTGTACTTCCTGCAGGCGGTGGTGGATCACGTCGATGGCGAGCTCGCCCGCCTGACCGGGCAGGTATCCAAATTCGGCGCATGGCTGGATGTGGGCGTGGACACCGCCACCGACATCCTGATCGTCGTCGGCATGGCTGTCACCGCCGGGCCCCGAAACGGCCCGCTGAGAGTGGCCCTTAGCGCCCTGGCGGGCGCGGGCATCGCGCTGTGTTCGCTCTTCACCAACTTCTTCCCGCCGCCGGCCGGGCGCGGCGTTGCGCGCGCGACGCTCCGATTGGCCAATCGGGACCCGGTCTACTTCATTCTGGCCGCGTTTCTCGTCCTGCTCTGGAAGGCCGACTGGCTCCTGCCGCTCTTTATCTGGGTCCTGGTCATAGGCTCCCACGCTTACTGGCTTGCGCACTTCATTCAGAGGACCGTAGCTAGCCGCTCGCGACAACGACGTGGGTGA
- the hpnR gene encoding hopanoid C-3 methylase HpnR, whose product MRLLLVHPSPLMYSELYLRLEPLGLERVAAAARSAGHDVRLLDLQIFRHHHFHRELNAFKPDAVGFSLNYLANVPEVIDLAAATKRLLRRCFVFVGGHSASFITPELLEHARGALDCVVRGEGEAITPRLLEAVGGRGIEKLPGVVALNGTGPPPTLLDSLDRHLPARDLTRRRRKYFIGILDPCASIELTRGCPWDCAFCSAWTFYGRSYRKLSPEAAAEDLARIQEPNVFLVDDVAFIQPEHGSAIGREIERRKIRKQYYLETRCDVLIRNREVFAYWKRLGLRYMFLGLEALDEEGLKLHRKRVTPGENFKALEVARALGLTVAVNIIADPDWDERRFAAIREWALSVPEIVHLTVNTPYPGTETWRTEARKLTTLDYRLFDVQHAVLPTRLPLRRFYEELVKTQAVLNRKHLGVAALRRTATSALRLLLHGQTNFVRMLWKFGTVYNPERQYADHFREIKYPMRPPPLATPRPQPAELYVHVPLGAQRAGAHT is encoded by the coding sequence ATTCGCCTCCTTTTGGTGCATCCCAGCCCGTTGATGTACTCCGAGCTGTACCTGAGGCTGGAGCCGCTCGGGCTGGAGCGGGTGGCGGCGGCCGCCCGCTCGGCGGGGCACGACGTGCGACTGCTCGATCTCCAGATCTTCCGGCACCATCACTTCCACCGCGAACTCAACGCCTTCAAGCCGGACGCGGTGGGCTTCTCGCTGAACTACCTCGCGAACGTTCCCGAGGTGATCGACCTGGCCGCAGCGACAAAGCGTCTCCTGCGGCGCTGCTTCGTCTTTGTGGGCGGGCACAGCGCCTCGTTCATCACTCCGGAGCTCCTCGAGCATGCCCGCGGGGCCCTCGACTGCGTGGTGCGCGGCGAGGGCGAGGCCATCACCCCGAGGCTCCTGGAAGCGGTTGGTGGGCGAGGCATCGAGAAGCTCCCGGGCGTGGTCGCGCTGAACGGGACCGGGCCGCCGCCCACGCTGCTGGACAGCCTCGACCGACATCTTCCCGCCCGGGACCTGACCCGGCGCCGGCGCAAGTATTTCATCGGAATCCTCGACCCGTGCGCGTCGATCGAGCTCACGCGCGGCTGTCCGTGGGACTGCGCCTTCTGCAGTGCCTGGACCTTTTACGGCCGGAGCTACCGCAAGCTGTCCCCGGAGGCCGCCGCCGAGGATCTGGCGCGGATCCAGGAACCCAACGTCTTCCTCGTGGATGATGTCGCCTTCATCCAGCCCGAGCACGGCTCCGCCATCGGGCGGGAAATCGAGCGCCGGAAGATCCGGAAGCAGTACTACCTCGAGACACGGTGCGATGTCCTGATCCGGAACCGGGAGGTCTTCGCCTACTGGAAACGGCTCGGGCTCCGCTACATGTTCCTGGGGCTCGAGGCCCTCGACGAGGAAGGCCTCAAGCTCCACCGAAAGCGCGTCACGCCGGGCGAGAACTTCAAGGCCCTGGAGGTGGCGCGCGCCCTCGGCCTCACGGTGGCTGTCAACATCATCGCGGACCCGGATTGGGACGAGCGCCGCTTCGCGGCGATCCGGGAGTGGGCCCTGAGCGTCCCCGAGATCGTCCACCTCACGGTGAACACCCCCTATCCGGGAACCGAGACCTGGCGCACCGAGGCGCGGAAGCTCACCACGCTCGATTACCGGCTCTTCGACGTCCAGCACGCTGTCCTGCCCACCCGGCTGCCGCTCCGGCGCTTCTACGAGGAGCTGGTCAAGACGCAGGCGGTGCTGAACCGCAAGCACCTCGGCGTTGCCGCGCTTCGGCGCACAGCGACATCCGCCCTCCGGCTTCTCCTCCACGGCCAGACGAACTTCGTCCGGATGCTCTGGAAGTTCGGCACCGTCTATAACCCGGAGCGGCAATACGCGGATCACTTCAGGGAAATCAAGTACCCGATGCGGCCGCCTCCGCTCGCCACGCCCAGGCCGCAGCCTGCCGAGCTTTACGTCCACGTCCCCCTCGGGGCCCAACGGGCTGGCGCCCACACCTAG
- a CDS encoding exosortase system-associated protein, TIGR04073 family, protein MKRFLATLSVLTLVVGAVTPVWAENSLGFRIAQKVFRGFENTAFGFVTEWPKTIYYDSVDHGIPYGVTVGALRGVGMGVLRTGVGVYEVATFPVPMPGNYTPLLYPEYPHQLTEETR, encoded by the coding sequence ATGAAACGGTTTCTAGCAACCTTGTCCGTCCTTACCCTTGTCGTTGGCGCGGTCACCCCGGTGTGGGCGGAAAACTCACTCGGATTCCGAATCGCCCAGAAGGTCTTTCGAGGCTTTGAGAACACCGCCTTTGGGTTCGTCACCGAGTGGCCCAAGACCATCTACTACGACAGCGTTGACCACGGGATCCCCTACGGCGTCACCGTGGGCGCTCTGAGAGGCGTCGGCATGGGAGTCCTCCGGACCGGGGTCGGCGTCTATGAGGTTGCGACCTTTCCCGTTCCCATGCCCGGGAACTACACGCCCCTGCTCTATCCTGAGTACCCCCACCAGCTCACGGAAGAGACCCGATAA
- a CDS encoding VCBS repeat-containing protein has translation MEEAVKALLADLFTERPAGRVVSVQGSGHLVVNFPGPAPPTDAEYLVVRTPAAGGSGFADMVGAVRIAEARGQTARATVLWNEGDLRPGDQVVWPPRITIVLLRTEAGDSPELAGLERHLDRWLELELLTDRRLRVVRADQPAEERWRLKRLQEEREYALTIAPLLLSGAAGNAVVLRVRSMFTGQTLAQRQAAWVSAQTQAAPTPASPTTSPAPSTPYGAAIRPAEPARAIQRVERSADHQTVPLPHALNGIALGDVDGDGRPEVIGITDQQVIVYRWTGRDLAPVATSDPLPAFTTYLSVDAADINGNGKDEIILTAVRTAPRQNQMENILASSIAELDKGRIELLQTNLHRYLRVLRRPGQPPLLLAQGMGLYEPFEGAVKALEWKDGRYQLGAQIPLPQVVPSVYAFASGDLDGDGRADLALVAPDGQLKIYDEEGQLRWESEDDLGEVDALGFAQTPRFPDYRGLNFDATAEQLAIWRSIPRRILLASVPRSAALPDIVTVANPRVFGLRVSLGKKGDSVRGGALGYGWDAEARRFAKRWESADVSGQALDLAIGDLGGDGGVMLVVLSGAGTKRSLDVFTLYDPRRAAGDAERR, from the coding sequence ATGGAGGAGGCGGTAAAGGCGCTCCTCGCCGATCTCTTCACAGAACGGCCTGCCGGCCGCGTTGTCTCAGTTCAGGGCTCCGGTCACCTTGTCGTGAATTTTCCCGGTCCCGCACCCCCGACGGACGCCGAGTACCTGGTCGTTCGAACGCCTGCCGCAGGCGGCAGTGGGTTTGCGGACATGGTGGGGGCGGTCCGAATCGCTGAGGCGCGAGGCCAGACAGCCCGCGCGACCGTTCTCTGGAACGAGGGGGACCTCCGGCCGGGGGACCAGGTAGTTTGGCCTCCGCGGATCACGATCGTGCTCCTCCGGACAGAGGCCGGGGACTCTCCGGAACTCGCCGGCCTCGAGCGGCATCTGGACCGCTGGCTCGAGCTGGAGCTGCTCACAGACCGCCGCCTCCGCGTCGTGCGCGCCGACCAGCCCGCCGAAGAGCGCTGGCGGCTCAAGCGGCTGCAGGAGGAGCGCGAGTACGCGCTCACAATCGCCCCGCTGCTGCTCTCCGGGGCCGCCGGCAACGCGGTGGTCCTCAGGGTGCGCTCCATGTTCACGGGCCAGACTCTCGCCCAGCGTCAAGCCGCATGGGTCTCGGCACAGACCCAGGCCGCTCCGACGCCCGCTTCGCCGACCACCTCCCCGGCCCCGTCAACGCCCTATGGCGCAGCAATTCGGCCCGCCGAGCCCGCAAGGGCCATCCAGAGAGTCGAGCGGAGCGCGGATCACCAGACGGTGCCGCTCCCCCACGCCCTCAACGGCATCGCCCTTGGCGACGTGGACGGCGACGGGCGGCCGGAGGTGATCGGGATCACTGACCAGCAGGTGATCGTCTACCGCTGGACCGGGCGCGACCTCGCGCCCGTCGCCACCAGCGATCCGCTGCCGGCATTCACGACCTACCTCTCCGTGGATGCGGCCGATATCAACGGCAACGGGAAGGACGAGATCATCCTGACCGCGGTCCGGACCGCCCCGCGCCAGAACCAGATGGAGAACATCCTCGCGTCTTCCATCGCCGAGCTGGACAAGGGGCGAATCGAGCTTCTCCAGACGAACCTCCACCGGTACCTCCGGGTGCTGAGGCGACCTGGACAACCCCCGCTCCTCCTGGCCCAGGGGATGGGGCTCTATGAGCCGTTCGAGGGGGCGGTGAAGGCGCTGGAGTGGAAGGACGGCCGGTACCAGCTCGGCGCTCAGATTCCGCTCCCGCAGGTCGTGCCTTCCGTCTACGCCTTCGCGAGCGGAGATCTGGACGGCGACGGGCGAGCGGACCTGGCGCTCGTGGCCCCGGACGGACAGCTCAAGATCTACGACGAAGAGGGACAGCTCCGCTGGGAAAGTGAGGACGACCTGGGGGAGGTTGACGCGCTCGGCTTTGCCCAAACGCCGCGGTTCCCGGACTACCGCGGTCTGAACTTCGACGCCACCGCGGAGCAGCTGGCGATCTGGCGGAGCATCCCGAGGCGGATCCTCCTCGCTTCGGTCCCCAGGTCGGCGGCGCTGCCGGACATTGTCACCGTGGCGAACCCCCGGGTCTTCGGGCTCCGGGTGTCGCTCGGCAAGAAAGGCGATAGCGTCAGGGGCGGTGCCCTCGGCTACGGGTGGGACGCGGAGGCCCGGCGGTTCGCCAAGCGCTGGGAGTCCGCTGACGTCAGCGGCCAGGCGCTGGACCTGGCGATCGGCGACCTGGGGGGTGACGGAGGGGTCATGCTGGTGGTCCTCTCGGGGGCCGGCACGAAGCGATCCCTCGACGTCTTCACGCTGTACGACCCCAGACGCGCCGCGGGCGACGCAGAGAGGAGGTGA
- a CDS encoding ABC transporter substrate-binding protein has translation MNGRKVGIVAVFIVFHLSLLSPALAAEPQDRVRATLDAVYAVLTDPQLQGPAKEVERRQRVQRIIRDTFDFAEMGRESLRTHWAGLTPQQREQFVTVFGAFFERSYDRLVLRFLRNRQAAYGAESVEKDRARVQTTLVDNKGEELPVDYHLKYDDQRWSISDVVVDGARLASSFRAQFDKIIRTSSYDTLLLRMKIKAEQN, from the coding sequence ATGAATGGAAGAAAAGTAGGAATCGTTGCTGTGTTCATCGTTTTCCACCTCAGCCTGTTGTCGCCTGCCCTCGCCGCTGAACCTCAGGACCGGGTCAGGGCGACCCTGGATGCCGTCTACGCGGTCCTGACCGATCCGCAGCTCCAGGGGCCGGCCAAAGAGGTCGAACGGAGGCAAAGGGTGCAGCGGATCATTCGCGACACCTTCGATTTCGCGGAGATGGGCCGGGAATCGTTGAGGACCCATTGGGCGGGGCTGACGCCGCAGCAGAGGGAGCAGTTCGTCACGGTTTTTGGCGCCTTCTTCGAGCGGTCGTACGACCGCCTTGTGCTCCGGTTCCTTCGCAACAGGCAGGCCGCCTACGGCGCGGAGTCCGTCGAGAAGGATCGAGCCCGCGTCCAGACAACCCTCGTTGACAACAAGGGAGAAGAACTCCCTGTTGACTATCACCTCAAGTATGACGACCAGAGATGGTCAATTTCCGATGTAGTGGTCGATGGAGCGCGGCTCGCCAGCAGCTTCCGTGCCCAGTTCGATAAGATTATCCGGACCTCTTCGTACGACACGCTGCTGCTGAGGATGAAGATCAAGGCGGAGCAAAACTAG